The Hymenobacter sp. GOD-10R genome includes a window with the following:
- a CDS encoding GSCFA domain-containing protein: MFRTEIPFTAHPHPLPASARILTVGSCFSDTIGGRLADAKVQTLVNPFGTVFNPLSACKLLRAAAGEEVDWQQHVVEARGRWQSYDLHASIGADSPVDLLQHIQTLVQQTGDFLRTADVVVLTLGSAFVYRLLETQELVSNCHKIPAERFEKELLTPDEIINAVAETHAFLRLQNPKLRFILTVSPVRHLKDTLPLNAVSKSVLRVACHYLSELLMDVAYFPAYELLLDDLRDYRFYAADMLHPSEVAENYIWERFTRTYFDVDFGRFQKEWSSVQQALAHRPLHPAAPEHRQFLENTLTRLQRLSTQADLRAEIREIEQRLRALPVPKPTVVPEPEDDNEERIDIGQPQSESLAHVTISEEVDIITALDDVETTTIDKEAPEEVQDSEEEVASLPAKKKRRSRGGAKRTARKKAAQLAALAATELELPSTEDLTAEANALDLTPEPVEISAPDQQHSTEDLPISPPEPDSAELDNESVTSSEESELPLASGDNNLEEPTVPEPIESTPAPPKARKGRTAGQILKAKSGRKSAKAAANTTAKVARPSSTRTSRRKPSVEAAPAVETPAPALSPESAPEPQPVEVTNAPVAATKRRGRPPRKQPTKTDKTTPNT; the protein is encoded by the coding sequence ATGTTTCGCACCGAGATTCCTTTTACTGCACACCCGCATCCACTACCTGCCTCGGCACGCATCCTCACTGTGGGGTCCTGCTTCTCTGATACTATTGGAGGACGCCTCGCAGATGCGAAAGTGCAAACCTTGGTTAACCCTTTTGGGACAGTATTCAATCCTTTGTCAGCTTGTAAACTGCTTCGGGCGGCGGCTGGTGAAGAAGTAGATTGGCAACAACACGTAGTAGAAGCACGCGGCCGTTGGCAGAGCTACGATCTACATGCTTCTATTGGTGCCGACTCACCGGTAGATTTGTTGCAGCATATTCAAACATTAGTGCAGCAGACGGGCGATTTCTTGCGCACGGCAGATGTAGTTGTGCTCACCCTAGGATCAGCTTTTGTTTACCGGCTTTTAGAAACGCAAGAACTGGTAAGCAACTGCCATAAAATCCCAGCTGAGCGCTTCGAAAAAGAGCTACTAACGCCAGATGAGATCATCAATGCAGTAGCCGAGACGCACGCTTTTTTGCGACTACAGAATCCTAAGCTGCGGTTTATCTTGACCGTGAGCCCAGTTCGCCATTTGAAAGACACACTGCCGCTCAATGCAGTGAGCAAATCTGTGTTGCGTGTAGCTTGCCACTACTTAAGTGAGCTACTGATGGATGTAGCTTATTTCCCAGCTTACGAGTTACTATTAGATGACCTGCGTGATTATCGCTTTTACGCAGCTGATATGCTTCATCCGTCGGAAGTAGCGGAGAATTATATTTGGGAGCGGTTTACTCGCACTTACTTCGACGTTGATTTCGGTCGCTTCCAAAAGGAATGGTCATCGGTTCAGCAAGCGCTTGCCCACCGACCGTTGCACCCAGCAGCACCAGAGCACCGGCAGTTCTTGGAGAATACGCTTACTCGCTTGCAGCGCTTGTCAACGCAGGCTGATCTACGAGCAGAGATACGCGAAATAGAGCAGCGGTTAAGAGCCCTCCCTGTCCCGAAGCCTACAGTAGTTCCTGAGCCGGAAGACGACAATGAAGAGCGCATCGACATTGGGCAACCACAATCAGAATCGCTAGCTCATGTAACAATCTCGGAAGAGGTTGATATAATTACCGCCCTTGACGATGTAGAAACGACAACCATCGACAAAGAAGCACCAGAAGAAGTGCAGGATTCGGAAGAAGAAGTTGCATCGTTACCCGCGAAAAAGAAGCGTCGTTCGCGGGGCGGCGCCAAACGTACTGCTCGCAAAAAGGCTGCGCAGTTGGCTGCATTAGCTGCCACCGAGCTAGAACTTCCATCAACGGAAGACCTTACGGCTGAAGCAAACGCACTAGATCTTACTCCAGAACCAGTTGAGATTTCCGCACCAGATCAGCAACATTCAACAGAAGATCTACCAATTTCTCCCCCCGAGCCAGATTCCGCTGAGTTGGACAATGAGTCTGTTACCTCCTCAGAAGAGAGTGAGCTACCACTAGCGTCGGGGGATAATAACCTAGAAGAGCCAACGGTACCGGAACCTATTGAAAGTACGCCAGCACCACCAAAAGCTCGAAAAGGGCGTACGGCCGGTCAGATTTTGAAAGCGAAAAGTGGCCGCAAATCAGCAAAGGCTGCTGCTAATACGACAGCTAAAGTAGCGAGACCTAGCTCAACACGCACCTCTCGCCGTAAGCCCTCTGTTGAAGCAGCGCCTGCAGTTGAGACCCCTGCTCCTGCTCTCTCACCTGAGTCGGCGCCTGAACCCCAGCCAGTAGAAGTGACTAATGCGCCAGTAGCCGCCACCAAGCGGCGTGGCAGGCCGCCTCGTAAGCAACCTACTAAGACTGACAAAACAACTCCGAATACATAA
- the rplI gene encoding 50S ribosomal protein L9, with translation MEVILKDDVKNLGYKNDIVTVKPGYGRNYLLPQGLAVLADKANKKIVAENVRQAAHKAEKVKSDAQAIANQIGDAVLEIPAKVGETGKIFGRVTTLQLAEALKAKGVEVDRKRISFDQEPSTAGEYTATINLHKEVKHQVRFDVVAE, from the coding sequence ATGGAAGTAATTCTGAAAGACGACGTAAAGAACCTAGGCTACAAGAACGACATCGTGACGGTAAAGCCGGGTTATGGCCGTAATTACTTGTTGCCGCAAGGTCTAGCCGTTCTGGCTGACAAAGCCAACAAGAAGATTGTAGCTGAAAATGTGCGCCAAGCTGCTCACAAAGCCGAAAAGGTAAAGAGCGACGCGCAAGCTATTGCTAACCAAATTGGTGACGCAGTACTAGAAATTCCAGCTAAGGTTGGTGAAACCGGCAAGATTTTCGGCCGCGTAACTACCCTACAGCTTGCTGAAGCGCTAAAGGCTAAAGGAGTGGAAGTTGATCGTAAGCGTATCTCTTTTGATCAAGAGCCTTCTACAGCTGGTGAATACACAGCAACCATCAACTTGCACAAGGAAGTGAAACACCAGGTGCGTTTCGATGTTGTAGCTGAGTAA
- the rpsR gene encoding 30S ribosomal protein S18 — translation MSLANEKIHKQDTRKKYCRFKKNGIKYVDYKDPNFLLKFVNEQGRVLPRRITGTSLKFQRKVAQAVAKARHLALMPYVTDSLK, via the coding sequence ATGAGCCTAGCCAACGAAAAGATCCACAAGCAGGATACTCGCAAGAAATACTGCCGCTTCAAGAAGAACGGCATTAAGTACGTTGATTACAAGGACCCAAACTTCCTGCTGAAGTTTGTGAACGAACAAGGTCGCGTATTACCCCGTCGCATTACTGGCACTAGCCTGAAGTTTCAGCGCAAAGTAGCCCAAGCGGTAGCGAAAGCTCGCCACTTGGCGTTGATGCCTTATGTAACTGATTCGCTGAAATAG
- the rpsF gene encoding 30S ribosomal protein S6, which yields MEVRNYETVFILTPVLNEAQVQETIEKFSQVLKENGAEIINTENWGLKKLAYPIQKKSTGYYHLIEFTGSGNIVDQLEVAFRRDERIIRFLTTVLDKHAVSYNQRRRNGEMNQQKAQKQSEAVAQ from the coding sequence ATGGAAGTAAGAAATTACGAGACGGTCTTCATTCTGACTCCCGTGCTGAACGAGGCTCAGGTGCAAGAGACGATCGAGAAGTTCTCGCAGGTGCTTAAGGAAAATGGCGCCGAAATCATCAACACTGAAAATTGGGGCCTCAAGAAATTGGCTTACCCCATTCAGAAAAAATCGACTGGGTACTATCACCTAATCGAGTTCACCGGTTCTGGCAACATCGTTGACCAGCTTGAAGTGGCTTTCCGCCGTGACGAACGTATTATCCGGTTCTTGACTACTGTGCTTGATAAGCATGCGGTGTCTTACAACCAGCGTCGTCGCAATGGGGAAATGAACCAGCAAAAAGCCCAGAAACAATCGGAAGCCGTAGCCCAGTAA
- a CDS encoding cytochrome c3 family protein encodes MFLTFAGLGNAVAQQQSSGTAPVGSAPGVSKDGVTPGATAGANPATGGGDAAAISAGDALFKNNCAQCHAVNDVVVGPALKDISKRRPISWIIPWVKNSSKVVASGDEYAVKLFNQYQKQQMPSFQLSDTEITSIVAYIDSESGKGAMAATGGVTQGNAAQADGQEGAAASDASGAGQYVNVLLIVLVVVLIVLVVTLVIIANIMKDVLRGRKDLDGRDVELLDQRYDYSKIYKSNAVRGLALTVFVLAILYESVQAAMGVGLTQGYQPTQPIAFSHKLHAGTNQINCAYCHTSVYKSKSANIPSANICMNCHSQIKTESPEIRKIYRAIEKKQPIQWVRIHNLPDLAYFNHSQHTQVGGIECQTCHGPIQNMEVVYQYSALTMGWCINCHRETPLNTKGNGYYNNLVKLHDKANSAAPFTVSSNGGTECSKCHY; translated from the coding sequence TTGTTTCTAACGTTTGCTGGCCTAGGTAATGCCGTGGCTCAACAGCAAAGTTCTGGTACAGCACCAGTAGGTTCTGCTCCTGGTGTTAGCAAGGATGGAGTCACACCCGGCGCTACCGCCGGAGCAAACCCAGCCACTGGTGGTGGTGACGCTGCTGCTATTTCTGCTGGCGACGCTTTGTTCAAAAATAACTGCGCCCAGTGCCACGCTGTAAACGACGTGGTTGTTGGCCCTGCTTTGAAGGACATCTCTAAGCGCCGCCCAATCTCCTGGATCATCCCGTGGGTGAAGAACTCAAGCAAAGTAGTGGCAAGCGGCGATGAATATGCTGTGAAGCTATTCAACCAGTATCAGAAGCAGCAGATGCCTAGCTTCCAGCTGTCAGATACTGAAATCACCTCAATTGTCGCCTATATCGATTCTGAGAGTGGTAAAGGAGCAATGGCTGCAACGGGTGGTGTAACACAAGGCAACGCTGCTCAGGCTGATGGCCAAGAAGGTGCTGCTGCAAGCGATGCTTCAGGTGCTGGTCAGTATGTCAACGTACTACTTATCGTATTGGTAGTCGTGCTAATTGTGTTGGTGGTGACACTTGTCATCATTGCCAACATCATGAAAGATGTACTCCGAGGTCGCAAAGACCTAGATGGCCGTGATGTAGAGCTTCTTGACCAGCGCTACGATTACTCAAAAATTTACAAGTCGAATGCTGTGCGTGGCTTAGCCTTAACGGTATTCGTGCTGGCTATCTTGTACGAATCAGTGCAAGCTGCCATGGGAGTAGGTCTTACTCAAGGGTATCAGCCAACGCAACCTATTGCCTTCTCGCACAAATTGCACGCTGGCACCAACCAAATTAACTGTGCATACTGCCACACCAGTGTGTACAAGAGCAAGAGTGCTAACATTCCTTCGGCTAACATCTGTATGAACTGCCACTCACAGATCAAGACAGAGTCGCCAGAGATTCGCAAGATCTATCGTGCTATCGAGAAGAAGCAGCCTATTCAATGGGTTCGTATTCACAACCTACCTGATCTAGCTTACTTCAACCACTCACAGCATACTCAAGTTGGTGGTATCGAATGCCAGACCTGCCACGGTCCTATCCAAAATATGGAGGTTGTGTACCAGTATTCTGCATTGACGATGGGCTGGTGCATTAACTGCCACCGCGAGACGCCATTGAACACGAAAGGCAATGGTTATTACAACAACTTGGTAAAGTTGCACGACAAAGCAAATAGTGCAGCCCCCTTCACCGTGTCGTCTAACGGTGGTACTGAGTGCTCGAAATGCCACTACTAG
- a CDS encoding TAT-variant-translocated molybdopterin oxidoreductase, with protein MQESPKYWKGIEELENSPEFVKNALTEFADFLPVKETYGSSDASVAPRRDFLKLMGFGIAAATLASCQTPIKKAIPYLNKPEEVDPGIANFYASSYFNGTDYNSILVKTREGRPIKLEGNPGSPVTRGGLSARAQASVLSLYDGGRLQHFTIKGQKAETARVDQEIRSKLASATGRIAIVSPTIISPTTKKVIAEFAARYPNTEHVMYDANSSSALLRANGGVLPAYDFSKADVIVSLGADFLGTWLSPVEYARQYITNRKVSSDKRTMSRHFQFEPTMSLTGANADVRVAVKPSEMGAVAAALYNGIVGGGSSSFKNEQLNKAVAELQAHRGRSLVVSSSNDVAVQTLVVAINQTLGNVGTTVDTANPSYVRQGDDARLLRLVNDMNAGTVGAVIFYHANPAYNHPLADKVRSGIAKVPVSISLNDRLDETGSLCYYACPDHNFLESWNDYEPKRGFLSLAQPAISPLFATRQAQDSLLTWAGNRQSYYNYLRANWRGVLGANFQSNWDKAVHDGIAVGSLTPAIQPQLGGSMTADQALSTIAGAQKPSGIELALYEKVGVGPGYGADANNPWLQELPDPVSKATWGNYLAVPRTMAIADENKWEQGDIVRITTANGQSVELPILIQPGQAQGTVSVAIGYGREKAGRVGDKLGANVYPLVAVVNNSLGYATTVTKIEKTGAKSQIAQTQTHHTIMDRKPVVQEATLAEYIKNPKEVTEYDKVATPEGLEAPRKVSLWQDYEYKNHHWGMVIDLNSCIGCGSCVLGCQIENNVAVVGKQEVINRREMHWLRIDRYYSSDHHKDEFESKGKLATYRAMEDPSDNPSVIFQPMLCQHCNHAPCETVCPVLATTHSSEGLNQMTYNRCVGTRYCANNCPYKVRRFNWFSYYSNEKFETVNGHMFTDLGRMVLNPDVTVRARGVMEKCSFCVQRIQLAKLEAKKQKRRPKDGEVVTACAQSCPTQAIVFGDLLDPESQVHKITRREHGERGFYVLDSINTQSNITYLTKIRNTEESRNA; from the coding sequence ATGCAAGAGTCGCCTAAGTACTGGAAGGGAATTGAGGAACTGGAAAACTCGCCGGAGTTTGTAAAAAACGCACTCACTGAGTTTGCGGATTTTTTACCGGTGAAGGAAACCTATGGCTCTTCCGACGCATCGGTAGCACCACGTCGCGACTTCCTCAAACTAATGGGCTTCGGCATTGCCGCTGCCACACTGGCTAGTTGCCAGACGCCTATCAAAAAGGCTATTCCTTACCTGAACAAACCAGAAGAGGTTGATCCAGGTATTGCTAACTTCTATGCTTCGTCGTACTTCAACGGTACAGATTACAATAGCATCCTAGTAAAAACGCGTGAGGGGCGCCCTATCAAACTAGAAGGTAATCCTGGCTCGCCCGTCACTAGAGGTGGACTTTCGGCGCGCGCGCAGGCCTCTGTGCTAAGCTTGTACGATGGTGGACGTTTACAGCATTTCACCATTAAAGGCCAAAAGGCTGAGACAGCTCGAGTAGACCAAGAAATCCGTTCCAAATTAGCTAGTGCTACCGGTCGGATTGCTATTGTGTCTCCTACCATTATTAGCCCTACTACGAAAAAGGTTATTGCTGAATTCGCTGCTCGGTATCCCAACACAGAGCACGTGATGTACGATGCTAACTCTAGCTCTGCTTTGCTGCGAGCTAATGGTGGCGTTTTACCAGCTTACGACTTCAGCAAGGCAGATGTAATTGTTAGTTTAGGAGCTGATTTCTTAGGTACGTGGCTGTCACCTGTAGAGTATGCTCGCCAGTACATCACTAACCGTAAGGTTTCCAGTGATAAGCGTACAATGTCGCGGCACTTCCAGTTCGAGCCGACTATGTCGCTTACGGGAGCAAACGCTGACGTACGTGTTGCTGTGAAGCCGTCAGAGATGGGTGCAGTAGCTGCAGCACTGTACAACGGCATTGTTGGCGGAGGCAGCTCTTCGTTCAAGAACGAACAGCTAAACAAAGCTGTAGCTGAACTTCAGGCTCATCGTGGTCGCAGCTTAGTAGTGTCTAGCTCTAACGATGTTGCTGTTCAAACCTTAGTTGTTGCTATCAACCAAACGCTTGGCAACGTTGGAACAACAGTGGACACTGCTAATCCTTCCTATGTTCGCCAAGGTGACGATGCCCGTCTCTTGCGTTTAGTGAATGATATGAATGCAGGCACAGTTGGCGCTGTCATTTTTTATCACGCTAACCCTGCTTACAATCATCCTTTAGCAGATAAGGTCCGGTCAGGTATTGCCAAAGTTCCTGTAAGCATTTCCCTTAATGACCGTTTAGACGAAACAGGCTCTCTTTGCTATTACGCTTGTCCTGATCATAACTTCTTAGAATCGTGGAATGATTATGAGCCTAAGCGTGGCTTTTTGAGCTTGGCGCAACCTGCTATTTCGCCATTGTTCGCTACACGTCAGGCTCAGGATAGCTTGTTAACTTGGGCTGGAAACCGTCAGAGTTATTACAACTACCTACGTGCTAACTGGAGAGGGGTATTAGGCGCTAATTTCCAAAGCAATTGGGATAAAGCGGTGCACGATGGTATTGCAGTTGGTTCGCTTACACCGGCCATCCAGCCTCAGCTAGGGGGCTCTATGACTGCTGATCAAGCACTGAGCACAATTGCTGGAGCACAGAAGCCGTCTGGTATCGAACTCGCCCTCTATGAGAAAGTAGGGGTAGGACCTGGTTATGGCGCAGACGCTAACAACCCTTGGTTACAAGAATTGCCTGATCCTGTTTCAAAAGCTACTTGGGGTAACTACTTAGCGGTACCACGTACCATGGCAATTGCCGACGAGAATAAGTGGGAACAAGGCGACATAGTGCGTATTACCACTGCTAACGGTCAGTCGGTTGAGTTGCCCATTCTCATCCAACCTGGTCAAGCCCAAGGCACTGTAAGTGTCGCAATTGGTTATGGTCGTGAGAAGGCTGGTCGAGTAGGGGATAAGTTGGGAGCTAATGTTTACCCATTGGTTGCAGTTGTAAACAACTCTCTTGGCTATGCTACTACAGTTACAAAAATAGAGAAGACAGGAGCCAAATCGCAGATTGCACAAACGCAGACGCACCATACAATTATGGATCGCAAGCCTGTAGTGCAAGAAGCTACCTTAGCTGAGTATATCAAGAATCCTAAGGAAGTAACAGAGTACGACAAAGTAGCAACTCCTGAAGGTTTAGAGGCACCTCGTAAGGTTTCTCTATGGCAAGATTACGAATACAAGAACCACCACTGGGGTATGGTCATTGACCTGAACTCTTGTATCGGTTGTGGCTCTTGCGTACTAGGATGCCAGATTGAGAACAACGTGGCTGTTGTTGGTAAGCAGGAAGTAATCAACCGTCGCGAAATGCATTGGTTGCGTATTGATCGTTACTACAGCTCTGATCACCACAAAGATGAGTTTGAGTCAAAAGGTAAGCTAGCTACTTACCGTGCGATGGAGGATCCTTCGGATAACCCATCTGTGATCTTCCAACCAATGCTCTGCCAGCATTGTAACCACGCACCTTGTGAGACAGTATGCCCAGTATTGGCAACTACTCACAGCTCGGAAGGTCTAAACCAAATGACTTACAACCGTTGCGTAGGTACTCGCTACTGTGCAAACAACTGCCCTTATAAAGTGCGTCGTTTCAACTGGTTCTCTTATTACTCTAACGAGAAGTTTGAGACAGTCAACGGACACATGTTTACCGACCTAGGTCGGATGGTGTTGAATCCTGACGTCACTGTTCGGGCTCGTGGTGTGATGGAAAAGTGCAGCTTCTGCGTACAGCGTATTCAGCTTGCTAAACTAGAAGCTAAGAAACAAAAGCGTCGTCCAAAAGACGGTGAAGTAGTAACTGCTTGTGCCCAATCATGCCCAACACAAGCAATCGTCTTCGGTGACCTACTCGATCCAGAGTCACAAGTTCACAAAATCACACGTCGTGAACATGGAGAGCGTGGGTTCTATGTACTTGACTCGATCAACACGCAGTCAAATATCACGTACCTCACTAAAATCCGTAACACGGAAGAGAGTCGGAACGCTTAA
- the nrfD gene encoding NrfD/PsrC family molybdoenzyme membrane anchor subunit, giving the protein MQHVSAVREPLVTGGKTYHDVTQDVCRQVEAKPNVRWMAALSVALFLFGVFLYSVYRTLWYGIGEWGLNKTVGWAWDITNFVWWVGIGHAGTLISAVLLLFRQKWRTSINRAAEAMTIFAVICAAMFPVLHMGRPWLAFWVLPFQNTFGSLWVNFNSPLLWDVFAISTYFSVSLVFWYTGLIPDFATIRDRAKGPIARRAYALLSFGWTGSAKHWSRYETVSLILAGVSTPLVLSVHTIVSMDFATSVVPGWHTTIFPPYFVAGAIFSGFAMVLTLMLITRVVFKLEDYITLEHIALMNKIMMITGSIVGVAYITEFFIAWYSQVEFEQYAFINRATGPYWWAYWSMMTCNVITPQLVWIRKVRYSIPLTFLLSIIVNIGMWFERFVIIVTSLHRDYLPSSWAMFSPTRIDVGIYLGTIGLFFTLFLLFAKFFPVINMAEVKSVLKYGVDNGPTYVAGHDHHAPAQHSVTPGVPASAPVNYNKHD; this is encoded by the coding sequence ATGCAGCACGTATCAGCCGTAAGGGAGCCTCTCGTAACAGGAGGAAAGACCTATCACGACGTTACGCAGGACGTGTGCCGCCAAGTTGAAGCTAAGCCGAATGTACGGTGGATGGCAGCTTTGAGCGTAGCTCTGTTTCTGTTCGGCGTCTTCCTCTATTCCGTATACCGTACACTATGGTACGGCATTGGTGAATGGGGATTGAATAAAACAGTAGGATGGGCTTGGGACATCACCAACTTCGTATGGTGGGTGGGTATTGGCCACGCTGGTACACTAATCTCCGCTGTATTGTTGCTATTCCGTCAAAAGTGGCGGACTTCAATTAACCGAGCAGCAGAAGCCATGACCATATTTGCGGTAATATGTGCCGCTATGTTCCCCGTGCTTCACATGGGTCGTCCTTGGCTCGCTTTCTGGGTACTTCCATTTCAAAATACGTTTGGTTCTCTGTGGGTGAACTTCAACTCACCACTGCTGTGGGACGTATTCGCCATTTCTACTTACTTCTCGGTATCTCTAGTATTCTGGTATACAGGACTAATACCTGACTTCGCTACCATCCGCGATAGAGCAAAAGGGCCGATTGCACGCCGAGCTTATGCTCTATTAAGCTTCGGTTGGACGGGTTCAGCTAAACATTGGTCACGTTACGAAACTGTGTCCTTGATTTTAGCTGGTGTATCTACACCACTAGTACTTTCGGTGCACACAATTGTGTCAATGGACTTTGCTACATCTGTAGTACCAGGTTGGCACACTACGATTTTCCCGCCTTACTTTGTGGCTGGTGCTATCTTCTCCGGTTTCGCAATGGTACTCACGCTAATGCTTATCACGCGTGTAGTATTCAAACTTGAAGATTATATCACATTAGAGCACATCGCCTTGATGAACAAGATTATGATGATCACCGGTTCGATTGTGGGCGTAGCCTACATCACCGAATTCTTCATCGCTTGGTACTCACAGGTAGAGTTTGAACAATACGCCTTTATCAACCGGGCAACCGGACCATATTGGTGGGCATATTGGTCAATGATGACTTGTAACGTAATTACCCCACAGCTGGTGTGGATTCGTAAAGTACGCTACAGTATCCCTCTGACCTTCTTGCTCTCTATTATCGTGAACATCGGTATGTGGTTTGAGCGCTTCGTAATCATTGTTACTTCATTACACCGAGATTACCTGCCCTCAAGCTGGGCTATGTTCTCGCCTACACGTATTGACGTTGGCATTTATCTAGGTACAATAGGGCTGTTCTTCACTCTATTCTTACTGTTTGCCAAGTTCTTCCCTGTTATCAACATGGCCGAAGTAAAATCCGTCCTCAAGTACGGCGTAGATAACGGTCCAACTTATGTCGCTGGCCATGATCACCATGCTCCTGCTCAGCATTCCGTTACGCCTGGTGTTCCAGCTTCAGCTCCCGTAAACTATAATAAGCATGACTAA
- a CDS encoding DUF3341 domain-containing protein produces MTKRFALGIFDDEDVLLHAIDNIRAAGVKIHDVFTPFPVHGIDDALGIERSRLPIAAFFFGLCGTSFALWMQIYMLGFDWPMIIGGKPHIALPAFIPVTFELTVLFCAWGMMITFFTVCGLYPRWKVPVLDVRSTDDKFVMAIDLNNGAVDMNHLRQLLRDNGASEVNEKEMTQK; encoded by the coding sequence ATGACTAAGCGCTTCGCCCTCGGCATCTTCGATGACGAAGACGTGCTGCTGCACGCCATTGATAACATCCGCGCTGCTGGTGTTAAGATTCATGATGTATTCACACCGTTCCCAGTCCACGGCATCGATGACGCTCTAGGCATTGAGCGTTCTAGACTGCCAATCGCTGCTTTCTTCTTTGGTTTGTGCGGTACTTCGTTTGCTCTCTGGATGCAAATCTATATGTTGGGCTTTGACTGGCCGATGATCATCGGTGGTAAGCCACATATTGCTCTACCTGCATTCATTCCTGTAACCTTCGAGCTCACAGTACTATTCTGCGCATGGGGAATGATGATTACTTTCTTTACCGTTTGTGGTCTATACCCACGGTGGAAAGTCCCAGTGTTGGATGTTCGCTCAACGGATGACAAGTTTGTGATGGCTATTGACTTGAATAATGGAGCCGTTGACATGAATCACCTACGACAACTATTGCGTGATAATGGTGCTTCGGAGGTGAACGAAAAAGAAATGACTCAGAAATAA
- a CDS encoding cytochrome c translates to MTHTLKLGLQASAILFGAVCTVACNEAGSPGVEYAPQMYESIPYEPLKQENVNIVNPMGLNMRTPVVGTVPSGKLNYYDHIPKDSVRIAERTLRNPYTYTKANLEEGKILYTRICSHCHGEQGDGQGPVGQKFKGVPNYSTGNYKTMNDGHIYHVIQWGRNRMMPHGSIVNPEERWKIAMYVRVLQQGKGPDGLADLVQAKGDDSPEIIDQSQTTDRSEQGPVEEAQAGKGSATPGQGGTPARNGKTN, encoded by the coding sequence ATGACGCATACGCTGAAATTAGGTCTGCAAGCGTCGGCTATATTGTTTGGAGCAGTTTGCACTGTTGCCTGCAACGAAGCCGGTAGCCCCGGCGTGGAATATGCTCCGCAGATGTACGAATCTATTCCCTACGAGCCCCTTAAGCAGGAGAATGTTAACATCGTTAACCCGATGGGGCTTAACATGCGTACTCCGGTAGTAGGAACTGTGCCATCTGGTAAGCTGAACTACTACGATCATATCCCGAAGGATAGTGTTCGTATAGCAGAGCGTACTTTACGTAATCCATACACTTATACAAAGGCTAACCTAGAAGAAGGTAAGATTTTGTATACCCGTATTTGCTCACATTGCCATGGCGAGCAAGGTGATGGCCAAGGTCCTGTAGGACAAAAGTTCAAAGGGGTACCTAATTACTCTACTGGTAACTACAAGACGATGAATGATGGTCACATCTATCACGTCATCCAATGGGGGCGTAATCGCATGATGCCACATGGTTCTATCGTAAATCCTGAGGAACGATGGAAAATCGCCATGTATGTGCGTGTACTGCAACAAGGAAAAGGTCCAGATGGCTTGGCTGATCTAGTACAAGCAAAAGGTGATGATTCACCTGAGATAATCGATCAGTCACAAACGACAGATCGTTCCGAACAAGGACCAGTAGAAGAAGCGCAAGCCGGTAAAGGCTCAGCAACACCTGGACAAGGTGGTACACCAGCACGTAACGGCAAGACGAACTAA